The Ipomoea triloba cultivar NCNSP0323 chromosome 14, ASM357664v1 region GTGAATGTTTTCCTCTTAATCATATCTGCCCTTTTATCATTTTTTGCTTTTAGAGTTGGGATTTGATGGTTACTGGTTTATTATTGATGCAAAATGCAATTCAAACCTTAGATTGATGTTTCTTCCTGATGAGAATTTTTTGGGGCACTGTATGTTGGATGTTTTATTGTGCCTGGTAGGCTTGCAAATGAAGGATGCTCTACTAGTAACCAAAAAAAAGTAGAGCTTTTGACCAGATTAGGGATACTGCAGAGTTGTTAGTTTTTAATGTCTTCAAATACTATGATGGCTCATGCCATTTGTGGGATGTATTTATGAGATTGGTGTTATGTTTTACTAAACCATGTTGATTTGTTGAGTATCCCGTTTGTAAATTCGTAAGTTCCatttgtatataaattttatttttatttttattttataataacttgAAAAGCTGTTTCGTAGCATATTCAATTTTAGGTAGGTGTGTTCATTGAATAGTTTAATGATATAATTGAATTGATTTGGGCTGTTTTGTATACAATAAAAATCTTAACTAGTATAGTTAAGAAAACTACATTAGTTTGATTTTCACTGGTATATCTATATATGTCTTTTGGTACTCTTTTCCCTTGTACTTGGTTTGTTTTCATGTGTTTAGTCCTGATGCTATATCCTTTATGGATAGGAATGCAATGCCACGGAAAAaggaaatttattttattttatgattcaAGATCTGTGAAATCGACAATTTTACATTTCCATGTAACAGTTTCTTATTGAATTTCTTAAGTACTGTGCTTCATCACTCTCTTCATAGACCATTCTTTTGCTCTCATTGGTCAGTAGGAATGAAGGACCATTCATAACGTGAAAAATGCATGTGGAATtcatgttctttttcttttaaatgctGGTTTGGAGGAATGCTTTGTTCATACCATCCTTGAGGCCTAGAGCTATGTTTGAATACCTTTCTGATCCTCATCACTAACATTGAGCAGACTAAACCCATTTATTGTTACTGCTACAACTATGATGCTAGAAAACTAAATGAAGCTAAATGTGTTCACAAGGATTAGATTTCCCGTGAAACACAGTTAGAGTTTTACTTATGCATATAATATGAACATACTAATTGCTGATGTATATACCAAAGTATGAATTTGTTAAACACTTAGAAGCAATGAAAATAGGACCACCAATTCTCAAAGCTCTTTCTTAATAATTGAATAAGCTAATCTAAtaactttcttttgtttttcttcttggtTTTCATTTTTGTATGTTGAAAATCTGGGGCTTTAAATTATGACTTCAACATCTCGACTACTCTGCAATGCTAATTTTGTAAATGTGCAAGAAGAAATTTAGAATGTGAACGCtactattatattgttgtataGATTTTGAATTGACTATTATTACTTAGTAAATATGGATtgataatgtattattacttgaACATAATGcgaattaataatattttagaattaatagtgttttagtatatcattgtagttttatattaatattttaaaaactcatgaaaataataattttaaaaatagctAGCTGGAATATTTGTGGCAAAAATCACGACGGAAAAATAATATCATTGTTTTTTTGCAATGGAATATTTGTCTCCAAAATGGCACCGGAATAAGTGATGGAATATAATTCCATTGTCAAATTGCGATGGAATATAATTCCATCGTCAAATTGCGATGGAATTGTGACGGAAAAAAGTTTCGTCGCTAATTTGCGATGGAATTTTTCGATCGCTTTTCCGTCGCAAAATGGAATACGACGAGCCCATAGACGACGGAATGAATTTCGTCGCAATTCCGTTGCCAAACCCGTTTCGCGAATCGCAATTTTTCTTATACTGTTTGTCTATGGATATGGTAGAACCGAGAAAAcatttttatggaaaaaaatgttAGATGCTTTAAGGTCAAAAGGATAAATTGTTCTAAACGTGGCATTCAGTGATATAACTTCATTATTGCTACCTGGTGGTAGGACTGCCCACTCAAGGATTGCAATACCGATCTCAATAAATGAAGACTCAACATGCAAGATCAAGCAAGGTAGTCCATTGGCTGAACTCATTGTTAAAGCAATGCTAATCATTTGGAATGAAGCCCCTATGATGCACAAGCACTGTTTTAAGGCATTGGATAGAACAATGAGAGACATAATGAGATTCTCTAATAATACAAGCTCAAGCAGGATATTTAGGGGTACAACAGTTGACCTAGGGGGTGATTTTAGACAAATTCTTCCAGTTATTCTTAAAGGCACAAGACAAGACATTGTACGAGCCAGTATAAATTCTTTGTATTTGTGGAATAATTGTGAAATCTTGCATTTAACCAAAAATCTTCGACTGCGTAGTATTACAACTAAAGAAGAAGTTgagaaattacaaaattttgcaaAGTAGATTGTTGATTTAGGTGATGGGCAACTTGGTGATAACAATGACGGGGAATGCAATATCATTATTCCTTCACAGTTTGTATTGCAAAGCTAAGGTGATTCCATCAAAGAGATTGTTGATCACATCTTTCCTTCATACATGACCGGTAACATGGATCCAGAACAACTCAAGAGTAGAGCAATATTGGCACCAACATTAGATGTTGTGGATCACGTTAACGAATACATGAACGGTATGAATCAAGGTTCATCTAAGACGTATTTAAGTTTTGATTTCATTTGCAAGTCTGATACTGATGTTGATATCTTAGCTGAAGTCCACACTACCGAATTTCTAAAGAGTTTGAGGTGTTCTGGTGTACCAAACCATTCTATATCATTAAAGGTTGTATGTAGCAGTTTCGCGACTTAGTAATCTCGATGggctaaaaattttaatttgcgGTGAAAGTAGAGGTTTTTTAAACTCTACCCGAAATGtgttgtaaaataaattttcaataatttgtaatttttttttctcaatattATAATTCCTTTTTATTGTCATTTGATctttgaacacttaaatatgtttaaattaacTAACTAATAATGGTCGTGCATCGCACATGTgcaaatactagtaataataataataataataataataataataataataataataataataataataataataataattgacagTAAAATGATTACCGGATAATATTAGGAAAGTAAGTACGATGAACAGAGTTGTATTGTTATGTCTTTTTGTCTAAGAAACAGAACCCCCTAACTTGTTACATGAGCTTACCTTTTATACTATACATGGTAACGACCACAATAATGAGCACTAACAGCCTCCTATAAGTGCAACGGCTCCTCTCCATAAGTGTCCGACAACGACTCCTCTCCGTAAGTGTCTGGCTCCTCAATAATTGTTGCGCACTCCATCGTAATGGTTTTTTGATGAGGCAGACCCTAAGAACTGTTACCTCTTCTTAAGTGACGCTTGCTGCTTTAATGGGCTAGACGTACCAGGTCGGATCCAGTACCTTGCCCAATTATCTTGTTACTAGCCCCACTACTCCTAAGTTGAGATCGTGGTGGAGTCAACTAGGGAGTAATAATAGTGCATAATTATCATTTATCgaatagtttttctttttttaaattattttttattttatttttagatttttttgaaACCCTGGCTAGACGTGGCCAAGTTGGCTGAGGCCAACATGGCCAAGGCGGCCTCAGCCAAACGGAGGCGAGACCTCGgcccctttttttcttttttttttaggaagttGTGCTAGTAGCTCACTTCGGTCCGCTGTACGCTTGGTCAAAGGTCTGCTCTTTCGTAGGGTAGTGAGCGAGGTTCGAACTCGTACTATCCCTTAGGGGATAACGTTTCTATAACCaaaccttaagtttgacccagAAAACAACCttccgtcaggtagctagcaagATCGGATCCCCTGCCggcctaagggaatagagtgtaGTGTTTTCATAACCAAGCCTTAAGCTTGACCAAGAAAACACCATTCcatcaggtagctagcgagatcggatctcgtgctgGCCCTAAGGGAATAAAGTGTAACAagaacataaatattttttttattcaacaaAATTAATCAGGGTGGACCATGACCAATAGTTACATCAATAATTGCTGGGTCCTCTCTCGCATCCCTTCATCCTCTTGCGGTATGCTCGAGGTAATTGACCTTGAATCACTGCCACCAATTGGGCTAGAGCTGCTGCTGCCTGCTGAATGACCTAGCCCATCGCCTGGAGATCCACAACATATGTGCCTTGGGTTCTTGCTGCCCACACTTATGGAGGCGGGCGCATGGAGGCGGACGCATGGAGGCGAACACACTTATGGAGGCGGACGCGTGGAGGCGAACACACTTATGGAGGCGGACACGTGGAGGCAAACACACTTATGGAGGCGGACGCTTGGAGGTGAACACACTAATGGAGGCGGACGCATAGAGGCAGATGTGTGGAGGCGAACAGACTTATGGAGGCGGACGCGTGGAGGCGAACACACTTATGAAGGCTGACACATAGAGGCGAACCCACCTTATTGAGGCGGACGCATGGAGGCGAACACACCTGATCATGCTATTTCTAGTGATAAACtaatttatgaaattttgaCTAAGATTTGATCTCgtctctcaatgaaagcaccaatgacggtaaaaATGATTATCGGATAATATTAGGAAAGTAAGTACGATGAACAGAGTTGTATTGTTATGTCTTTTTGTCTATGAAACAGAGTCCCCAACTTGTTTCATGAGCTTCCGTTCTATACTATACATGGTAACGACCACAATAATGAGCACAAATAGCCCCTAATGAGTACAACGGCTCCTCTCCATAAGTGTTCGGCAACGACTCCTCTCCATAAGTGTTCGACTCCTCAGTAATTGTTGCGCGCTCCTTCATAACGGTTCTTTGATGAGGCGGATCCTAAGAACCGTTACCTCTTGTTAAGTGATGTCTGCCGCTTTAATGGGTTAGGCGTACCGGGTCAGATCCAGTACCTTGCTCAATTATcctgtcaataataataataataatgatgatgatgatgatgatagtcGAAGAGAAATGGAGTTAAATAaaaatctcaatatatataatatattaataaaaatgatgaTATAAAGTGTAAAATACAATAAAGTTAGGTTCATCTATCGTCACTTTCATTGCTAAAGTTTTTTATGGTGGAAAACCTGAAAGATATATAATAATCCTAGCGAAAAGGATTATTATTTTCTAGAAAGAATGACGAAGGATAGGATATTTGAGCATAGGTTGTAAGTACGAATCGAGTTATACTCTCtccttaaaatcttatttaccgcctcccaaGGTGCTAGGAACGTTGCAGTCTACGCTTTCCAGGATAAAACGTGAACACAAGGCTAGAAAGCAAGAAGAACAGAGTTTCAAAAGATAGAATTTATTTTTGACGCGTGACACACTCAGGGTTTGGTTCAGAGCTCTCCTTAAAACTTTATTTACTGCCTCCCAAGGTGCTAGGTGCGTTGCGGTCTAGGCTTCCTAAGATAAAACATGAACACATAAGGCTATAGGCTTCACTACTACAAAATAGACCATATAAGTATAGCTTTACACTACTCCTATTAAAAGAGGTGTAGTGCattcccaaaaattaaaaaaaaaaagacactactttccgcggcacccacCAAGATCAGGTGCCGcgaaaagtaaaatattaaaataatggctAACTTTTCGCGGCACCTACAACAAGCGGGTGCCGTggaaagtaattattaaattaataatttacctTCTGCGGCACCCTCTCTTatgggtgccgcggaaagtcattttcttttcttttttctatttttttaaatttttaattacaactCATTTTTCCCAAATCTGAGGAGGGAAACCTTCATCCATCATTTCCCCCGCGCAATTGACAAAGCAGTTTTACGTAGGGGTGAGCTGTCAAaagatgtgtgtgtgttaaaacggaaagtcaatgactccctGAGTGTCGGTCTTGAAAGAAGGACGTGggggtgtgtcaagtgttcgagcgttcacgtgattgagtcatgcaataTATTTGAGAGTGGTGAATGACGAGTTGAGAGTGAAAGGGTTCATAAAGTTTGTGAGAGAAAGGAGGTGAAAACAAATAAGATTGAAAAGTATGTTAGtatgtaaagaggtagggattgaatagtgctcatctatgttgcatcctagtgtgtctaaggtattggataaacaagacaaagatgttggctattcaagagtgtgtgttcttagtccttttccacctttgtgtactaaggcttcttggacttaggaatgccttcaagaatccaaagtcctaagagacattttatcaaacactttagctacgcactttcctactattcttaagaagtccataggatctatgattgtcagggctgttaacgaaccgaacataaacgaacggaggttgttcgtgttcgtttgttaagggtTTTGGAGCGTTCGTGTTCGTATtcatttgttaaggtttttgaaaatcctgttcgtgttcgtttgttaagcgttcgttaatgtttgttaacgttcgcgaacacgttcacgaacgtgttcgttaacgttaacgaacacgttcatgaacgtgttcgcaaacgttaacaaacatattcacaaacatgttcatttacgttcataAACACGTTCATGAACACTTAACCACCttcacatgttcatgaacacaatttattcgtgaacaagaaataatttatgttcacgaacaatttatatatatatatatatatatatgtatatatgtatgtatgtatgtatgtaagtatgtttgtaaacatgttcgcgaacattattaaacgaacactaaacgatcttgttcgcgaacattactaaacaaacacaaacgagcttgttcacgaacactactaacgaacacaaacgagcttgttcgcgaacacttagcaaacgagcttaccactgttcaaaCTTTGTTCGTtaattaaccgagctctaaattttgtttgttaatgttcgtttaccttaataaacgaacataaatgaacgCTTACCGGGCTcaaacacgagtagtttgtcgaatgctctgttcgctaacagccctaATGATTGTTACGaagcttcaatcctaactctaataaaagacatgaaagagtcaagagctcaatctctcatctagattggccaaatccaaacaagatatcatcaaaacaacaatcaatagacaagaacagataacccaacaatccaagcatttagatccaaaaatagatataagatcatcacactagcaacatatcttcacacaatccaaatccctagattaaactagccactcatgataagaaattcaagacaatagctaattcaatccaagaacaaaatagtaaaatagattagaaatgtaatagaaatcacctagagctgaagtgatccttcaatccaagcttgttgtcttctacaatgagaATTATCTAAACTACTCCTAGAAATTATCTAAAATGAATCCCAAAATTGGGAAAGAGAAAAACTAAATTGGGAAGGGAGGAGAGCTccctgaaaatctatcaagggagtttaaatagtctccgaaaagtagCCCTAGGGAAAAATTCACGCATTGCCGtctccacgcccctccacacgcgtgtggccgtgcgtggatggctactggatTGTGGCccgcaccaccacgcgtgtggaggtcTTCTTGGGTCCTTCGAGGCTCGAGTCTTGCAtggttcgttccttaagctcggtTTTCGTTCCTATTGGCTCCTGGGACTCCTGTATTTGACTCAATTTATGTTAAAAGTAGCTTTGCGtgcggttagtgaatttaaagcatatttgatcacaatttTACCATGTAAGGATACTAAAAGCGTGGCAAAGCACCCTAACTACAAAGAATCCGAATCTACTTTGGTCTGAttcaaatcggaagtggaccccacatatatttgtaccacaaaataaccacttataatgtcattttatgctatttttttcaaTAGTTTTTACCCAGTTGGAAAGGAAAACAACAACGTAACATACTCTTTCGTACATTACCACCATCAACCATACGATATAATAAAGTTGGGTTTTCATCTTCCCCAATTGTCTACAGGTGACCACTTCGGCCTCCTTTTTGCTCTTTTGGTCGGATAACAGCGACCGCAACAGAGACCAATAGTTAGCATTATTTCCCTTTTCAGCTCTCTTCGCAACGAAAGAatgtatttcaatttttatgTTACTAAAAGTTAGAACAATATGCTAAGCATCTTGTACTCAGATAACACCTTTATGACTCTTCTCGAGAGAATGTCACGATCTCAAATTCGTGTGATagagtactcaaaaaaaagttataataatatggtaatgttataatttactaatattttttcTGCATCTTTcggttataatatattatcaaaatatcaaaatataatattataataataatataatgtcaaaaataatgttttttatttaaaaaaattagattattgGGTTTCACGAGACTAATGGTGTCAAATTTGCAAGGATCATAAATGTTGCAATTCTCGCAATACacatagatatttttttttgtactattgactcttttacaatacagatttttattttttaaagaatgatTTGAAAATGGATATGTCAACTTACAATTCACACCTACTATTGGAGTGCGAGTAGCCTAATATGAAGATTAGTGATACTCTCCTAGTGTCCCCTATCAAAATCACGAAAGGTGTGTTTAGTTTAAATATTGAAATTGGAATGGTAATGTAAATCAAATACTTATGTTAATATAGATTTAAATAGGATGATTCACTTTGTTTAGTAGTAAAtagaaattgaaatcaaaataaataaataattaattcattaattaaaataaaaataaataaataaaaatatataatgcatatatatatatatatatatatatatatatatatatatatatatatccatacatatatgtgggtaactctctctctctctctctctctctctctctctctctctctctctctctctctctctgtgtgtTTATAattctgttcaaatgtggtagCGTCTTCCCGTGCAGTTGGTGCGTttcacaccactatgtatacaaatatacaccactcaatgttagaaaatgtaccacaatgaaaatacacaaaaacaccaaaaaacacaccacacactcaaaataatgcaccataattcCCCTGcctctaatggtgcatttcctaacattgtgtggtgcatatttgcatacctagtggtgtgttttttggtgatgcgtacctaatggtgcatatttgtgtggtgcattttctaacattgagtagtgtatatttgtatatatagtggtgcggcagcactgaccgcacgttaaggcgcggTCACACTTgatcatgaccctatatatatatatatgtctacaatcttaataaaagtcaataaagtTAAGGCTCTTtcggaaaaaatatatattggtggtaattttttataatggttcatattattttgattttagtaattttttataattttccttctttactatctattatattattttcttcgcTTAAATAATCTCAcccgttagtataaactttagtaacggaatattccgttaacttttaacttacctattaatttctataagaaaggtcttagattcgaacctcatcccaatttaagttgacataattgttaaacatatactaagaatatgttagagtatattattgaaaagtaagtacacattctattactcttattaaattaaaaataaattagaagctacaaataacaaaaaataatgcatatgcatttctttagtTTAGAATTTGATGTTTACAATggctttattcaaaaaaaattattcattattaaaaaattaaaaagtgatataatttcattagttatattgtctttattttctacaatacaaaaatttattacCTTCAagtttatcaattaattatattcattatattattcattgtcttctttatacactatcttataattaaataatgcgtatcaatgttataatacaaaataatgttatatatttatttaccaagtattctattaataacatagaaaaaaaattttaaaaaaaataataatttgaagccgatcatattaactacttggggaggatttgttgacaaagaatacacccaaataacccaataaattgaattgaaaaactaccccgtaatattttttgaactacatcacagttgtacgttcactttaaaggtaaatcgtatttctttattactattatttaaaatgtataaatttttattaccaaaagtagtatttatttatactatcatttttagactatcgtttttacaaaattgcaaacatttattttagtgacaattataaccaacctctcatatattatcttgcatttatatactttgaattaccgatttaaataaaaaaaattcaacatttaattacatatgcatgagcatctcctatataatcttatattgaaatacttttttaaaaataaacattgggcattatatatatatatattccgcATAGTAAACTGTGTGTCTCACGTACTAGTTCGCATTTCTCACCTAAATAggttgtctcatttgattataattctatatatatatatatatatatatatatatatatatatatattattaaaatttcatatttaatgcatgaacaatttttccatatttaatgcatgaacaattacctctttttttttcattattttttcccttattttttgATTACATTCTTTAAAAGTAGATGAGTAAAAATgtaatgagttttgcaattactTAACAATTTGATCCAATAGTaggataacaaaaataagaaaacaaacatgataatagttatcaaaactcatagtaAGATGCAAAAGTCTccaaccaaacgcaccctaaatatTATTCATTGTATGGTGTATCattatttaagaaaatgaaCTCTTTATTTGTATGAGTTGCGCCTAAATGGGCCAACCTAACAATGAGTTAATAAAGAAggtaataatcaaattaaatataaaaatatatatccaATAAGATTATGACAATTCATGTAATAATCAATAGGCCAGGAgtgatttataattttatataatgatTTCTAGCATTGTTCTTTTGTGGATGAGATAACATGTGTCTCTTAGCTTCTAACTCATAGATAGTCTCCATGGAAAATTGAACTTGCAACCTTATAGTTAGTAAACCAACTACCCGACTAATTTGGCTTACCCCAACCTCAACATATATACTTCGTTTTCCTAATAAGGCAATGTATTTGATGggcaatttttttgttttttttttataacaagtagcaaactttattaataaaatcaattacAATACTAGCTAGACGTCTCTACATTATCACTCATAAACTTGTTATTCATTCCCTGATGTATCTTAATAGgttgagatttaaaataaaaaagaaaaaaaaatagaaaaacaaacCTATTAAATTGCTACATTATGGAGCGAAAAATTTGTGAGTGGTATATGACTATATGTAGAGCAGTAGAGGTAAATAGGATCTCCTCAaatcaaaatattgtataaaacgAGAGGCCCGGCATTTGGTGCCCATTTGTTAACGGGagaatttgaaaaaagaaaacataaaacatatttattagcacaattttctaatttgaaaattgaaaatatttttaagttttctaaaaatttagagaatttttaaaaattattttctaaatgaAGAACATATTGAAGTCTTGAATATCAACTTAACAAGTTATTTTACTCTGGCATGCTAAAAGCATTAATTGcaatattctttaaatttagatgttaattTAGAACTTTTTCAAGTTTGAGAATACATTaataaaagagtttattaccgaaatggtccctcgactattgcgaaattaccaatttggtcctcgacaattttttgtgcccaattaagtccctcgactttgaaaattttaaccaatttggtcctccagttattttgccgttaaacatccgttaaatcgggatcaatttggtaattttgctatcaccaatttggtcctccggttattttgccgttaaacatccgttaaatcgggatcaatttgataattttgctatgatagcaaaattaccaaattgatcccgatttaacggatgtttaacggcaaaataaccggaggaccaaattggttaaaattttcaaagtcgagggacttaattgggcacaaaaaattattgaggaccaaattgataatttcgcaatatttgagggaccatttcggtaataaactcttaataAAATGTTGTCCAATACTCAATTATGTATCATAGCATGCTTGCTATTTTAACCGACCTAGCTAAGGCTTGTTTTTCATGAACATTTTGGCAGTCAAACCACAAGAGAGAGCCTGAGTAGGAATGTTGTTGACAAGGTGAACTCCTTCAGCAAAAACCACTCCCATGCCCATATGCAAGTGTGGTTCAATGTGGCAATGAAATGCCCAAACCCCAGGGTTATCAGCCACAAACCTCAACGCGGTCCATCCATAAGGGAAAACCACGGCGGTGTTCCTCAGCGGCGGATTCTTCAGGTTGAACTTGCCGGCGTCATCTTCCTCCCTGAACCTCCCTTCTCCGTAGCCCAGCACCCAGAAATCGTGGCCGTGGAGGTGCCACGGGTGGATCTCGCTCACGTTGGCCGCCAGCGCGTTGGCGTTCTGCAGGATGACGTCCACGGTGGAGTTGAACCGGAACGTGTAAACCCCGTTGCCAACGGTGGCGTTGGGGTTCAACGCCGCCCGCATCACGTCGTACGCCTCGGAGAACTTCTCGGGCGGCGGGCGGCGGTCGAACGCGTTTCTTACCCCCAGTTTGATCGACCCTAAGTACGGGGTGGGCGGCAGGGCCAGCGACACGTTGTTGATAGCCCATTTGATGTACCCGTCGATGAGATTCTGGGTGTTGAGGAGGTGTAGCCGGCGGTCGTGTCCCCGCGGCGGCCCGGTGGGGCCGCCGCGGCCCAGGGCGAGGATTCTGGCGGAGAATGCCTTGCTGTGGTTGTAGTCATTCCACGCTGGTGAAACCGGAGGCGGTGAAGTTGGGAGCTTTGAAGCTGAGTTGGGAAGATAGTTGAGTATGGTTAGGCCTTGGGGCGTTTTAGGTTGTCTTCCTCGTACGCTAACTGAAATCCAGTAGTTGTTTGAAGGATGTTGGTCGGTGGTAAACAGCACTGAATAGCTCTCACCGGAATATATGTCCATATCAGTCACTGCAAATGGCTCAACGTAATTTCCATCTGCTTCAACTACCACCATCTTGTGGCCCTGTACAAGTACAATGAACAAATCAAACCCCAATTTCAATTACAACGTAATTTAtggagttaatacctccaattgTCCTCCGAATATTAGTGATTAACCAGctatggtccctcgacttttaaatAACTTCCAATGGTCctctaagttttaaaaaataaccacatgtggtcctaattcttaaaataacccgagtttaaaatgaccacgagacgtcctaaaaggaccataggttgttattttttaaaacttagaggaccattggaggtcatttaaaagtcgagggaccacagctggtaaatcgctaatatT contains the following coding sequences:
- the LOC116004932 gene encoding L-ascorbate oxidase-like, yielding MGILAGWYFFFILLVDLSALAAAKTRHFKWGVEYMRWSPDGVDGVVLGINGQFPGPTIRARAGDTIAVELTNKLSTEGVVIHWHGIRQIGTPWADGTALISQCPIIPGETFVYRFKVDKAGTYFYHAHYGMQRSAGLYGSLIVEVANGEKEPFQYDEEFNLLLSDWWHANSHEQEVDLNSKPFRWVGEPQSLLINGRGQYNCSLAASFSISPSTRCSLRGGEQYAPQILKVRPNKTYRLRLASSTSLASLNLAIGGHKMVVVEADGNYVEPFAVTDMDIYSGESYSVLFTTDQHPSNNYWISVSVRGRQPKTPQGLTILNYLPNSASKLPTSPPPVSPAWNDYNHSKAFSARILALGRGGPTGPPRGHDRRLHLLNTQNLIDGYIKWAINNVSLALPPTPYLGSIKLGVRNAFDRRPPPEKFSEAYDVMRAALNPNATVGNGVYTFRFNSTVDVILQNANALAANVSEIHPWHLHGHDFWVLGYGEGRFREEDDAGKFNLKNPPLRNTAVVFPYGWTALRFVADNPGVWAFHCHIEPHLHMGMGVVFAEGVHLVNNIPTQALSCGLTAKMFMKNKP